The sequence below is a genomic window from Sorangiineae bacterium MSr12523.
CGGCATAGGGCACCATGATCGACCTCCACTATTGGCCAACGCCCAATGGCCACAAGATCACGATGTTTCTCGAGGAAACCGGTGTTCCTTACCGCCTCGTGGCGGTGAACATCGGCACGGGGGATCAGTTCAAGCCCGAGTTTCTGAAGATCGCGCCGAACAACCGCATGCCGGCCATCGTCGATCACGAACCGCTGCAAGGCGGTGCGCCGATCAGCATCTTCGAATCGGGCGCCATCCTCCTGTATTTGGCGGAGAAGACCGGCCGCTTCCTACCCAAGGACATCCGCGGGCGCGTCGACGTGCTGCAGTGGCTCTTTTGGCAGGTGGGCGGTCTCGGTCCCATGGCGGGGCAGAACCATCACTTCGTGCAATATGCGCCCGAGAAACTGCAGTACGCCATGGATCGCTACGTCAATGAGACGAATCGACTTTATGGTGTGTTGAACAAGCGCCTCGCCGATCACGAGTTCATCGCGGGCGAATACTCCATCGCCGACATGGCGAGCTACCCGTGGATCGTGCCTCACGAGAAGCAGCAGCAGAACCTCGACGACTTCCCGCACTTGAAGCGTTGGTTCCATGCCATCAAGCAGCGTCCCGCCACCGCGCGCGCGTATGAAAAGGGCAAGACCGTGCGCCCCGAAGTTCCGCCGGCGATGACCGAGGCCGAGCGAAAAGTGCTCTTCGGCCAGACCGCCGCCAACGTGAAGTAGCTCTCAGCCGCCGCGTCGCGCAATGCGCGCGATCGTCGTGCGCATTTGCGCCGGTGCCGGCGGCGCGGTCACCGGATCCATCGGGTGGACCATGATCTGAAGCGCGCGGATCATGGTCTTTGCCTCGGTGGCGAGCGCGTTGTCCTCGCGGGTGGAGGCGAGAATGTAAAGGCGCCGCCACACGGCCAGTTGCGCCAGCAACCGTCCATCTTCGCCATACCAACGTGCGAGCTCGCGGAGGGCGCGCGGATTGTCCTCTTTGCTGGCGTAAGCCTCCAGATCCACCGCGGCCTCCGGGCTCTTGCCAATGGTGCGGCGTGCCCGCGCGCGCCCGAGCAGGGCCGCGTGCAAGTCCGGCACGTGTTCCAGACTCATCGAGTAGACGCGTTCGGCTTCGCGCGCATCACCGAGACGTAAACGCAGTGCGGCGAGGCCGAGGTACGCATCGCGACACGTCGGATCGATGCCCAGCGCTTCCGTGTAGAGCCGCAGCGCTTTTTGCTCTTCGGCCGCCGCCTCCTGGGCCTGTGCTTCGCGCACCAATTCTTCGGCCGCGGACGTGATCGACGTTCCGTGATCCGCGTGCGCTTGCGAAGCGAAGATCGAACACGCCAACGCGATGCACAGGGCCATCGTCAATCGAGTAACGCGGTGCACCTGTCTCACGTGGGTCACGCGATCAGTGTAGCGCCTCTCTCCGCATTCCCAATCTTTCACCAAGTTATGTTGTCTCGGTATCCAGCCGCGTGGCTAGTGCGAACTGGACACATGAGATCGCGATCAGCCAAAAGGATACTCGGAGCCATTCACGCCCGTACGCGGATCCCGCGTTGGGTTCTTTCCGTCGGAGCAAGGTCGTCGACGCTTCCACGAAGAAGGGGGTCAAGGACGCGGTCGTCACCGTCACGTCCCCGGCGCTGCAGGGCGAGCAGATCGTCACGACGGACAACACCGGCACGTACCGCATTCCGTCGCTCCCGCCTGGCGTCTACACGCTGAACCTCGACAAAGAGGGATTCCGAGCGTACCAGCGGGCGGACATTCAGCTTCGCGCGGATGCAACGATCCGTCTCGACGCCGATCTGCTCCCCGAAGGCTTGAAGGCCGAAGAGGTGGTCATCGTTGCGCACTCGCCCACCGTCGACATCGGCTCGACGACCAGCGGCGCCAACATCAACAGCGACTTCACCTCCCGCATTCCGGTGACCAATCCGGGCGCACGCGGTGGTGCGCAGCGCAGCTTCGAGTCCGTGGCCGAGGCCACGCCGGGCGCGAGCGCCGACCTTTACGGTACGTCGATCAATGGAACGACGTCGCCGGAGAACTCGTACGTCATCGACGGCTTGCGCACGAACAGCTCGAAGTACGGCGTCAATGGTTCTCCATTGTCCATCGAGTTCGTCAAAGAGGTGAACGTCCTCTCCAGCGGGTACATGCCCGAGTACGGTCGCTCCACCGGCGGTATCCTCAACGTCGTCACCAAGTCGGGCTCCAACGAGTACCACGGCTCGGTGTGGGCGAACTGGACGCCTGGCGCGCTCGAGGGCGCGCGCAAGTATCCCTTCTTTGCGGGTACCTCCATTCAGACGCGCCGTTCGCTGGGCAATGTCTACGACGTGGGTTTCGATCAGAGCGGCCCGATCCTCAAAGACAAGCTTTGGTACTACGTGGGATTCGGTGTCTCCCGCGCGATTTACAACTTGGATCGCAGCATTTACCAGTACACCCCGGACGCGACGACGGGCTCGCCGACCAATCCGATGGAAATCCCGGGTACGACGCAGCAGTTCAAGGCGACGTCGACCTCGTATCAGCTCTTTGCCAAGCTCGATTA
It includes:
- a CDS encoding glutathione S-transferase N-terminal domain-containing protein, which encodes MIDLHYWPTPNGHKITMFLEETGVPYRLVAVNIGTGDQFKPEFLKIAPNNRMPAIVDHEPLQGGAPISIFESGAILLYLAEKTGRFLPKDIRGRVDVLQWLFWQVGGLGPMAGQNHHFVQYAPEKLQYAMDRYVNETNRLYGVLNKRLADHEFIAGEYSIADMASYPWIVPHEKQQQNLDDFPHLKRWFHAIKQRPATARAYEKGKTVRPEVPPAMTEAERKVLFGQTAANVK
- a CDS encoding tetratricopeptide repeat protein, encoding MTHVRQVHRVTRLTMALCIALACSIFASQAHADHGTSITSAAEELVREAQAQEAAAEEQKALRLYTEALGIDPTCRDAYLGLAALRLRLGDAREAERVYSMSLEHVPDLHAALLGRARARRTIGKSPEAAVDLEAYASKEDNPRALRELARWYGEDGRLLAQLAVWRRLYILASTREDNALATEAKTMIRALQIMVHPMDPVTAPPAPAQMRTTIARIARRGG